In Anaerolineales bacterium, one DNA window encodes the following:
- a CDS encoding DUF1800 family protein: protein MTLSRRDFLKLGALVSASAALTSCAPVYRKLAGGLPVIPWTALDAGDFLALNRLTFGPRVEERARFIEIGLQAWIEEQLDFETINDFDCGLLLNPFKTLKMEANELEGISNRLFDGYDRDSVPDELRRAALIRQLYSKRQLYEIMVEFWSDHFNIFIEKGNNFYLKTVDDREVIRKHALGNFRDLVWASAHSPAMLVYLDNQANEKSHPNENYARELMELHTLGVDGGYTQQDVMELARCLTGWNVKDHFWLGDFVFKEDLHDTGVKHVLGHLIQPSGQAEAEQVIELLVAHPATARFISTKLARRFIADDPPQDVIEKAAQTFLDTKGDIQSVLRVILFEGLPLAQPKYKRPANFVLSSLRMLNGETDAIAVNEHLLRMGQLYFNWPTPDGYPDFSEAWQGSLMPRWQFAFEFIRNEMPGTKHDLHSLLEVSSTGILQDDVDALACLLLGAPLERLLRDGLIDSVRGAGATEEETLQITAASLLASPAFQWR, encoded by the coding sequence ATGACCCTCTCCCGACGCGACTTCCTCAAGCTTGGCGCCCTTGTCTCCGCCAGCGCGGCACTGACTTCCTGCGCCCCGGTCTACCGCAAACTCGCAGGCGGCCTGCCCGTTATCCCGTGGACTGCGCTCGACGCCGGCGACTTCCTTGCGTTGAACCGCCTCACCTTCGGTCCGCGTGTGGAGGAACGTGCCCGTTTTATCGAGATCGGTTTGCAGGCCTGGATCGAGGAACAGCTCGATTTTGAAACGATCAACGATTTCGATTGCGGGCTGCTGCTCAACCCGTTCAAGACCCTCAAGATGGAGGCCAACGAACTCGAAGGCATCAGCAACCGGCTCTTCGATGGCTATGACCGCGACTCTGTACCGGATGAACTTCGCCGGGCTGCGCTCATCCGCCAGTTGTACAGCAAACGTCAGCTCTACGAGATCATGGTCGAGTTTTGGAGCGACCATTTCAACATCTTCATCGAAAAGGGGAACAACTTTTATCTCAAAACGGTGGATGACCGCGAAGTGATCCGCAAACACGCGCTCGGCAACTTCCGCGACCTGGTTTGGGCGTCCGCGCATTCGCCTGCCATGCTGGTCTATCTCGATAATCAAGCCAACGAGAAAAGCCATCCCAACGAAAATTATGCGCGTGAGCTCATGGAGCTGCATACCCTCGGCGTGGACGGGGGCTACACCCAACAGGATGTCATGGAACTCGCCCGCTGTCTCACCGGTTGGAATGTGAAGGACCATTTCTGGCTCGGCGATTTTGTCTTCAAGGAGGACCTGCATGACACGGGCGTGAAACATGTTCTGGGCCATTTGATCCAGCCGTCGGGGCAGGCAGAAGCGGAGCAGGTCATCGAACTGCTTGTCGCCCATCCCGCTACGGCGCGATTCATTTCCACCAAACTTGCGCGCCGTTTCATCGCCGATGACCCCCCTCAAGATGTGATCGAAAAAGCCGCCCAAACTTTCCTCGATACAAAAGGCGACATCCAATCCGTCCTGCGCGTCATCCTTTTTGAAGGCCTGCCGCTTGCGCAGCCAAAATATAAACGCCCCGCAAATTTCGTGCTCTCGTCGCTGCGCATGCTCAACGGCGAGACCGATGCCATCGCGGTCAATGAACATCTGCTGCGCATGGGGCAACTATATTTCAACTGGCCCACGCCAGACGGTTATCCCGATTTCAGCGAAGCCTGGCAGGGCAGCCTCATGCCGCGCTGGCAATTCGCGTTTGAATTTATTCGCAACGAAATGCCAGGCACCAAACACGATCTCCATTCCTTATTGGAGGTCTCATCCACCGGCATTTTACAGGACGATGTGGATGCGCTGGCGTGTTTATTATTGGGTGCGCCTTTGGAGCGCCTCCTCCGCGACGGGTTGATTGATTCCGTCCGAGGAGCGGGCGCCACCGAGGAAGAGACGTTGCAGATCACCGCCGCGAGTTTGCTCGCTTCGCCGGCATTTCAATGGAGATGA